TCAGGCGCTCGAAGATGAAAACTCGATGCTCTACCGCGTACTGTGGGACGACGCGTATTGGAAAAAGACCTCGCCAGAAGAGACAATCAGAAGTTACCGCACCCTCTTCGGCAAGGCCGGCGAAATTCGCGTAGGGCTGTTCTATTATTCGGCGACCGAGTGCGAAGCGCGGCTCGATTTTAAGGGCCGCCCCCCAATGGGCATCATGGCAAACCTTGTGCTGCGAAAACGCGGCGAACGCTGGTACATGATGAATTTTTTCTAACGGTTTCCTGAAAAAGGAAACCGTTAGCAGACTCCCGGAACCGAAAAAGCGAAAAGCAGCAAAGTCGCTTGCCCATCAAGCGACGACGCGCTTTAGCAGTCGTTTGCTCTTGCAAACGACGTGACCCGTCTTCGGGTCTCAGCTTCGGTGGCTTTTCGCTTTTTCAGGGGTTTTCCGGAGTCTGCTCTGAAGATCTACTCTTACCGCCTACGCGAGTTTATTGTAAATCTTCTTAACTATGAAAACATAGCTGAAATAGGCCGCATAGGGTACCGCACTTGCGACAAGCCCCACCATAACAGCCGGATAGATGTCGGTGCTGAATCCCTGAGTTTTGGCGAAAGTTGCCCAGAGTTGCCAGGCTGTGAATCCACTGATCATGCTGATGACTGCAACCGCAGCCGACGACTGTTGACGCCAGAAGCCGACGAGAAACGGCACGAGCAGCGCGACAAGGCCGATAGACGACGACTCGGTCACGAGCCCATGAATGTGGCGGTGTGCGAGCGCCATCTGCAGCGCCCAAAGCGCGATGAGCACCGTGCTCACTCGTGCGAGCAACAGCGTTTTTTGCGGGTCGCGCACGATTTTTCTGAGCAGGTTTTCGCTGACCAGAACAGATGGTGCGAGCAGCGCACCGCTCGCGGTGCTGAGTATCGCCGAAACGAGCGCGCCGAAGAAGATGATCTGCACCCAGACCGGGGTCTTGCTCAAGATCAGCTGCGGTAGCAAGAACTGCATGTCCCTCGGTAACTCGGCCGGTGCCAGAAGTTTGACCGCGGTCAGCCCGAGAAAAAGCGGAATCATGGCGACCGTCAGGTAAAGAAACCCGGCGACGATCGAAGACGTCGCGGCGACAGACGCGCTGCGCGAAGCCATAATGCGCTGAAAGACATCTTGCCCGGGCACAGACCCGAGGCCCAGCACACACCACAGCGAAATGTAGTGAAGCCAGTTGATTTTGCCCTGCGGCAAGAGCGAAAAGTGCGTCGGCGGCGCTTTGGCGAGTACGTTGCTGAATCCGCCGGCCTGATCGCTGAGAATAAAAAACACGGCAGTCAGGCCCAGAACAATGATTGTCATCTGCAGAGTGTCAGTCATCGAAACAGCCCACATGCCACCCATCGTGGTGTAGAGCGCGACGAGCGCCGCCATGATCACGACAGAAACTTCGAGCGATGCGCCAGTGATCGTGTGCAAGACGATGCCCAGTGCCAGAAACTGCGCGGCGACCCAACTGATGTACGAGAACGAGAGTAAGACCGAAGATACAACTTCGGCGGTGACACCGAAACGAACACGGTAAAAGTCGCTGAACGTTGTCAGGTTCATTGCGTAGAGCCTGCGGGCGAACACCGCGCCGACGATAATGAGGCAGAGCGCCGCGCCGAACGGTTCTTCGATGACGCCATAGAACCCGTCGCGCACAAAGTTTGCCGACGAGGCGAGAATTGTTTCAGAACCGAACCAGGTTGCGAATACGGTCGACGTCGCCATGAAGAACGGCAGATTCTTGCCCGCCAGAGCGAAGTCGCGCTCGTTCTTCACGCGGCGCGCAGCCCAAACGCCAATGAAGAGCGTCAGTGCAAGATAAGATATGACCCCGCCGACAAGCACGTTAAGCCGGTGTCAGCAGAAAAAAGAAGTTATCTCCCTCGCCTGTCGGCTCGTTGAAACCGCCAATACCGATCGCGTGCAGGTTGCTGAGCGGCTTGATCTCATCGTAGAGCAATGCACGCACAAAACCAGGCAGGCTCGCCTGGTCGTAGCGCAGCGTCAGCGCGTCAGTGTTGCGCCACTGCGATTTCTCTTCGGTGAGCCTGAACTCGCCGGCCGCGAATGTGGGGTGAAAAAAATACCAGATACCTGTGCCGTCGGCATGAAAGGTGATACCAAATGGAGTGACCTCAAAGAGCAGCCATTGCGACACGAGGTTAAAGGGTTTATATGAACCCGAATGCTCGATGCGTTTCAGCCAAGTACCGCGATAACTGCCTGGCTCAAGCCGCAGCGAGGCATCGGTATTCGAAAACAGATTCTCGAGTTCGTGCGTCTCGTACGATTTGAACTCGGCAATGAGCGCTTCGGTGTCGGTGAGCCTTGCAGATGGCATGCGTCAACTTCCGTAAACGTAGAAACCGCGGCCACTTTTTTGCCCAAGATGACCGGCCTCGACTTTTTTTCTGAGCAGCATGCACGGTCGGTACTTCGGGTCTTGGTAGTTTTCGTAAAGCGTCTGGGTGACTGCAAAAACCACGTCGAGACCGATGAAGTCTGCAAGCTGCAGCGGCCCCATCGGAAAATTATACCCGAGTTTCATCGAAGTGTCGATGTCTTCGGCAGACATGAGCCCCTCTTGCAGCGCGAAGATCGCTTCGTTCATGAGCACGATGCCAAGGCGCGAAGTGATAAAGCCCGGTGCGTCTTTGCAGATAACAGGGGTCTTTTCGAGCCGAATCGCGAGTTCACGCGCGAGTGCGAGCGCCGAAGGTTCGGTTGCTTCGGTGGTAATGATCTCGAGTAGCTTCATCACTCGGGGAGGATTAAAAAAGTGCAGGCCCACGACCCGCCCCTGGCGTTTCGGGTTTACCGCCGCCGAGAGAGCAGTGATCGAAAGCGACGAGGTGTTGCTCGCAAAAAGCGACGTGTCGTGCGCGCGCAGATCGAACTCGGCAAAAATCTTCTTCTTGAGTTCGATGTTCTCGGTAACGGCCTCAAGCATCAGGTCGTATTGCAGCTGTGCCTTGCCAAACCCACCGAGAATGTTAAGCCGGCCCTCAATCGAGACAAAGGGTTTACCGGCCTTTTCATCGCGCTCTTTGTCTTTCGCCGACCACTTTTCAAAGTTCTCGGCCGCCTGCGCACGCACTTTCTCGTTGGTGTCCATGACGTCGACCTGCGCTTCGGGGTATGCACGCGCGAAAATATAACCAATACCGGCGCCCATCGCCCCGCCGCCTGCGATGAGTATTTTCTGTAGAGAAGCACTTTCAGCCACTTGTGCTGAGTCTTGTCGAAGCATGCGACAGAGCCCGATGCTCATTTGCGGCGACACGCGATTTTCAATAGGACCGCGCTGCGAGTCGCTAACGCTACCTATGAGCTCAGAAGTGTGAAATGGCATGACTTGCAGCGCGGCCCTTTGGGGAGTATGCTTACCCCTTCAGTTTAAATGACTTTCGATGAAAGGCCGTCAGACCGTGTTCGGCAATTGCATCGCGGTGCTTTTGCGTGCCATAGCCTGCGTTACCAGCCAGATCGTATCGCGAAAACCGGTCGGCCGCACGGGCGATAAGGGCATCGCGCCTCACTTTGGCGATCACCGAGGCTGCAGACACGGGAAAATACCTGAGGTCGGCTTTGGTTTCTGTATCTAGCCTCGGCATGGGTTTAGCCATGCCCAATACGGGATATTTAAACCTGTAGTTACCGTCGGCGATTATTCTGACGGCTTCGGGGTGCATCGAGGCTGCGCGCAATAATGACTGCACCGCCCGGTAGATACCATATTGAATCGCGCGGTTGATATTGTGCCTGTCGATATAGCGCACCGCGATATGTGCTGTCGCGTGCGGCAGGTTTGCGGCAATTTTGGGCGCGAGTTCTTCACGCCGTTTTGCAGACAGCAGTTTTGAGTCGGTAACCTGCCCGGCCCAAGCTTCTGTTTCGAGCGCGGCGAGACTTGCCTGTGTCACCATCACCGCGCCAACTGTCACCGGCCCAAAGAGGCAGCCGCGCCCGACCTCGTCGACCCCTATGATCGCCTGCCAGGTCTTGCCGGTTTCGTCAAAAAAAAACCGCGCCAGAGCGCGGTTCTTATCGGCAAACTGTGTTGCTGTTTTACGCAGGTGTTTCGGCCGCGGCAGGTGCTTCGGCTGCTGGTGCTGCTTTCGGCTTGGCTGCCTTGTACGCCTGAGCCGCCGCGAAGAGCGAGTCTTTCACCGGCTTGCGCACGATTTCTTTCAGACGGCTGCCCTTGCCCGACTTGTCGCGCAGGTAGTAGAGTTTCGCACGGCGCACTTTGCTCGAGCGGATCTTTTCTACCTTTTCAACCGTGGGGGCATACAGGGGAAAAATACGCTCAACGCCCACGTCAAAGCTCACGCGGCGCACGGTGAAGGTCTTGCCTGCACCCTGGTTCTGAATGGCGATCACGAGGCCTTCGTAGATCTGAATACGCTCTTTCGCGCCTTCTTTGATTTTATAGTGTACTTTGACCGTATCGCCGACTGAAAAGTCGACCGGGCGGTTCACCACGTCGTAGTGGAGTTTCTGGAGAATCTGATTCAGCATCCGTCTTTGTTAAGGGTTGAGACAGGGCGTCAACGCTTGTTGAACTCAATGGCGGCATGTCTCAGATGGTCGTTATTGGGGTAGCGCACGCGGCCATCTGATTTCGACCCCGCTCTTTTGCGCAGTACAGCCAATGGTCTGCGGCGGCCACAGCCGTCTGCAGATCGTCATCGGGACTGCATTGGTTCACCCCAAAACTCATGGTTACGGTAAGCCCCCCGGCCGAAACGGGCTCGGTGGCCACAGAAAGGCGCAGCCGTTCGGCCAATCGCATGGCCGCCGCAAGATCAGTTTCGGGCAGAATTACCAGAAATTCTTCACCGCCCCACCTACCGGCAAAATCTGCGATGCGCTTGGCCCCATTCATACGGGCGGCAACGGTGCGTAACACCTGATCACCCATGTTATGACCGAAACGGTCATTCACTTGTTTAAAGTGGTCTATATCACCGATGATGAGGCTCAGGGGCCGTTCATACCGCCGGGCTATATGCAATTGCCGGCGCAATTCTGCCTCTATCCGCCTGCGGTTGGCAAGGCCTGTCAAAATGTCTGTGGTCGCCTGCCGCTTCAGTGCCCGGTGCATTCGTATCTTTTCTGTCACGTCAGTATAGACCCACACATGACCACGGTAATCTGATGCGATGAATATGGGATAATAATGTCTCTCAAGCCAGCGCCCATCTTTTAGAGAAAATACTTCTCACTTAACAGGCCGCTTTTCGGCGAGGCGGGTCTCAATGCTCTGCAGGAATATTTCGGGTTCAACAAAAGCCTCTTTCGCGGCTGAGGCTGAAACTTCGCAGGGAATACTTGCGAACTCAGTCGCCGATAGACCAATGTTGAAAAGGTTTAGGAATGCCTGATTGACGAAACTGACCTGCCGGTTTTCGTCTTCCAGTAGAATTGCGAGGTGCAGCTGATCGAGCAAGCCTGTGAACCGGTGCTGACCAAGGCGCAGGTTAGCAAGTAATAAGCTGTCTGATTCCATATGAATGATTGGACGACTTTTCGTCTGCGTTAACGACACGAACGGCGCAGAATAGCGCGGCCCCGGCGCTGACCAACGCGGCGGGCTAGAGCATGGGTATGTATGAATCAAACTGGCTATGGATTTTCTATGCTAGCGCAGCAACCCAGGCTCTTCAGCGAATATCTCACGCAGGGCATCGACAAACGGACGGTTTTGAAATCCTAAATCATGCGCGGCTTTTTCGCTGCTGATTTTGATACCGAGGCCCACGGGTATCTTGAAGACCCGCGCACCTTTGCCCGAGGCCTCGTGCCACGCCGACAAAAAATCGGCGAAATCACGCGTGTCGCCGCTGGTGTTATAAGCCTGCCCGATTGCCTTTTCGCTTTCGAGCGAAGCAACGACTGCATCGGCGACGTCGCCTGCGTAAACAAGCGGCCAGCCGATCGCTGGCAGGGGCAGAAAAGGCAGCTTCATCGCCAGTTTGAAGTAAGGCATAATATTCTCATCGCGCGCGCCATAGACTCCCGATGGGCGCAGCGTCGTTAGGCCAATGCCGTACTGCGTCGCGAGCCGCCACGCGAGCTCTTCGCTCAGTTGCTTCGTCGCGCGGTACGCGCCGCCTTCGCGCTTTTCACCGTTCAGCTGCTCTGACGTTTCGTTAATTTCATACGCGAGCGTAAACTTGTAGAGCCCAATCGTGCTGATATGCACCGCGCGCCTGATGTTATGCTTCTGCATTGCGTTGAAAACATTTTCGGTGCCGGTTTTGTTGGGCAGATAATTCGATTCCCAATCGAGGTTCGTGAGTCGATAGAGCGCCGCGTTTGAGACGACTGCATCGGCGCCGACAAATGCGTCGGCAAGCGAACGCGCATCGGCGAGATCGGCCCGGCGAAATGTGACACCCTCGCGGGTCAAGAATGCCGCTTTATCAGGATTTCTCACAACCCCAACGACATTCGCACCGCGCGCGAGCAGAGCGCGGCAAATATACGCGCCAATCATGCCCGACGCGCCGGTGACGGCAATTGTCTTGTCTTTGAGTACCATACGCTACCTGACGGTGCAGCCGAGAGCGTGGCGAGCAGAAAACGATTCGCGCGCTATGGCACGTCGTGGCGCAGTTCTTTTCGTAAGATTTTCCCCACCGGGCTTTTAGGCATTGAATCTTTGAACACGTATTGCCGGGGCACCTTGTACTGAATCAGTTTATCAGCGAGATATACCCTGATTTCTTCACCGCTCGCCTGCATGCCTGGCTTGATCACAACAAATGCCCGGCCCACTTCGCCCAGATAGTCATCTTTCACACCCACGACGCAGGCTTCGAGCACTGCCGGGTGATGGTAGAGCACCTCTTCGATTTCGGCGGGGTATACGTTGTAGCCGCCGGTGATGATCAGGTCTTTCTTGCGATCGACTATACTGAAATAGCCGTCTTCGTCCATGCGACCGATGTCACCCGTGTAGAGCCAGCCGTCTTGAATTGTCGCGGCCGTTGCTTCGGGGTTTTGCCAATAACCGCTCATGAGGTCGGGGCTTAGCAGAATTATTTCTCCCTCTTTATCGGGCGGCAAAAGTTCGCCGGTCTTTTGGTCGATGATCGCCATGAGCGTGTCGGGCCAGGGAAGGCCAATCGACCTCTCTTTTTTGACACCATAAAGGGGGTTCGCACACTTGGCTGTGACCGATTCGGTGAGACCATAACCTTCGATCAGCGTGCCGCCGGTTTTTTCTTTGAAGGCAATTTTGAGCGCTTCGGGCACCGGGGCCGCGCCGACGAAACAGGCGCGCAGATTTGCCTTTCTGAGTTTGGCGAAATTCTTATGGTTCAGCATCGCGTTGTACATCGTCGGTACACCCGCAAAAACAGTGATGCCATCTTTTTCGAAATGGCGTATTGCCTGCGCTTCGTCCCATCTGGGCATGAGAACCATTTTTCCGCCTGAGCTAAGCGAGAGGTTGAGACCAATGCTGATACCAAACCCGTGAAAAAATGGCAGCACGCAGAGGCCGATATCGTTTTTGCTCAAATCACCCCAGGTGCGCGCCTGCGTCATGTTGACGACCATCGCGTGGTGAGAGAGCACAACGCCTTTTGAAACGCCCGTTGTGCCGCCGGTATAGATCATCACCGCGGTATCAGAGCCGGCAATCTGAACGGCTTCAGCTGAGCGATGCCGGTACTCGCGCAGCACGCCGGCGAATGTGCTGAGGTTCGCGCGCGTGAAATCGGGCAGCGGCTTGCCCAGGGACTTTTTCTTCAGGCGAAAGAGCATACTCTTGGGAAAAGGCAGGTATTCACTGACATCAGCCGCCACCGCTGGCGTATCAGGATGTTGCTGCAACAGCTGCGACACTTTATCATAGAGCAGGTCGAGAAAGACCACCAGCTTAGCGCCCGAGTTTTTAAATTTGTATTCGGCTTCAGTCGGCGTGTCGAGCGGGCTTGCCGGCACCGCCACAGCACCCCGTTTCAGAATCGCATAGTAGACGATCACAAAATGGGGACTATTCGGCAGCATGAGAAACACCCGGTCACCCTTGTTTACCCCCTGCTCTGCGAGGTAAGCCGCAAAGGAGCTTGCAGAAGCCTCGATCTGTCCGTAGCGTAACGATTTGCCAATAAACTGCAGCGCAACGCGGTGCGCATTCTCGGCACAGCTCTGCGCAAAAAGTTCTGGCAGCGTCTCTTTCGGGTACGTGAGGCTGTGCGGCACATGTTTGTCGTAGTGTTTAAGCCAGGGTTTTGGAATTTTGTCGGGGTCTGGTTTTATTGTCATGTTCCTCCTGCCGCTTCGCCGCTACATGGATATAGATCCTTTCCTGAATTCGCTGCGCCCAATCAGCACGTTAAGAATAAACGGCTGCTTCTTCGCGAGGCTTTTCTTGAGCGCTGCAAGACCGGTCTTGATCTGCGCGGGCTTTGAAATCGTCATGCCCGCGCCGCCGAAGGTTTTGCTGATCTCTTCGTAGTGTGAATAGTTCAGCATGCAGGCGACGTCGTCTTTTAAGAACTCGATCTGATCGCGGTAGATCTGTGTCCAGCAGGCGTCGTTACCGATGATTGCGCCGACGGGCAGCTTGTGGCGCACGAATGTGTCAAACTCCATAATGCTATAACCCGCCGAACCGTCGCCATACAGAATCACGACATCGTAGTCGGGCCGCGCGACTTTTGCGCCAAGCGCGAAACCAGCGCCGACACCGAGGGTGCCGAAGACACCGGGGTCAAGCCACGTGAGCGGCCCGCCGGGGCGCAGTGCGTAAGCGCCGGTTGCGACAAAATCGCCACCATCAGCAATGAGGATTGTCTTCTTCGCGAGAACCGGCGCAGCTTTGAGAAAAAAATCCACCGGGTTGATGAACTTCATTTTTTGCTGTGCTGACTTTGTGATCTCTGCCTCGCGCGCTTTCTCGCGTTCGGCGAGCGTGTTTTTCCAACCGATAAGGCGCTGAGCGTCGGCTCTGATACCTTTTTCGCGCAGCTTGATGAGCAGCGTGCCGGCATCGACGCGCGCGGCGATATCGGGCCGTTTGTTTTTCTTCAGGTCGTGCCGATCGAGATTCACGTTGATCTGAAATGCGCGTCGGTTGATGTGCGCACCGTAGTTAAGCCTGAAATCTGCCGGTACGCCCAGAAGAATCACCAGATCACATTCACGCAACGCCTCTTTGCGCTTTTGCTTGAACTGCAGCGGATTTTTTTCACCCAAAAGCCCGCGCGCCATGCCCGAAAGGTACACAGGAACCCCGAGGTGCTCAAGCGCATCACGCACGCGGGTTGCCTCACGAGCGTCACGCAGCACCTGGCTGCCCGCGAGTACGAGCGGGCGTTCAGCTTTGGCGAGCGCGCGCTCGATTTTGCTGAGCAGGTTGTCAGAAATAAAATGCGGCTGGTTTTCAGTCGGTTGCGGAATCGTGACACTCTTCGCGGCGCCAAAAAGGCGTGCGACATGAAACTTCAGGTAGCTGCGAGTGAGTTTCGCCACAAGACTCTTGCCCTTAGGTGCAGCTTCAGCGTACCACTCGCGCACAATTTTTTCTTCATAAAGCAAATCGACCGGAATCTCGACAAAGACAGGGCCAGGCACGCCACCCGCAGCAACGGCGAAAGCTTTCGTGAGAGTCGGCGCAATCTGTTTCAGGCGATTCACGCGAAACGCGCGCTTCACATTCGATTTAATGAGTTTAATCTGGTCGATGTCTTGCAGCGAGCCCCTGCCTCTGAGCGCTGTCGCCGTCGCGCCCCCAATCAAAACTACAGGCGACTGTGCCATGAGCGCGTTGCGCATTGCGGTGATCGTGTTGGTGACTCCCGGCCCAGCCGTAACGACAGCCACACCGGGAACACCCCTGAGGCGCGCCCACGCGTCGGCAGCAAAAACCGCGTTCACCTCGTGGCGTGTGTCGACGACGCGAATGCCCCGCCTTTTGCTTTCAACCAGAATCGGCGACACATGGCCACCGATCAGGGTGAAGAGAGCATCTACCTTGTGCGCGGCAATCACCCTTGCCGCTATTTCTGCACCATTCATGCGCACGGCTGCCAGCTGCGCCTAACCCCGTCAACTAAATAGATATGAAGGTCTTTATTTCTGAATATAGCAAAGCAGTTTTCGCCCGGCAGGTATGTCACCTGCTTCAGGCTTTGGGCAGCCCCTGCTT
The sequence above is a segment of the Turneriella parva DSM 21527 genome. Coding sequences within it:
- a CDS encoding sodium:solute symporter family protein, encoding MLVGGVISYLALTLFIGVWAARRVKNERDFALAGKNLPFFMATSTVFATWFGSETILASSANFVRDGFYGVIEEPFGAALCLIIVGAVFARRLYAMNLTTFSDFYRVRFGVTAEVVSSVLLSFSYISWVAAQFLALGIVLHTITGASLEVSVVIMAALVALYTTMGGMWAVSMTDTLQMTIIVLGLTAVFFILSDQAGGFSNVLAKAPPTHFSLLPQGKINWLHYISLWCVLGLGSVPGQDVFQRIMASRSASVAATSSIVAGFLYLTVAMIPLFLGLTAVKLLAPAELPRDMQFLLPQLILSKTPVWVQIIFFGALVSAILSTASGALLAPSVLVSENLLRKIVRDPQKTLLLARVSTVLIALWALQMALAHRHIHGLVTESSSIGLVALLVPFLVGFWRQQSSAAVAVISMISGFTAWQLWATFAKTQGFSTDIYPAVMVGLVASAVPYAAYFSYVFIVKKIYNKLA
- a CDS encoding 3-hydroxyacyl-CoA dehydrogenase family protein, which encodes MLRQDSAQVAESASLQKILIAGGGAMGAGIGYIFARAYPEAQVDVMDTNEKVRAQAAENFEKWSAKDKERDEKAGKPFVSIEGRLNILGGFGKAQLQYDLMLEAVTENIELKKKIFAEFDLRAHDTSLFASNTSSLSITALSAAVNPKRQGRVVGLHFFNPPRVMKLLEIITTEATEPSALALARELAIRLEKTPVICKDAPGFITSRLGIVLMNEAIFALQEGLMSAEDIDTSMKLGYNFPMGPLQLADFIGLDVVFAVTQTLYENYQDPKYRPCMLLRKKVEAGHLGQKSGRGFYVYGS
- a CDS encoding ribonuclease HII, encoding MPRPKHLRKTATQFADKNRALARFFFDETGKTWQAIIGVDEVGRGCLFGPVTVGAVMVTQASLAALETEAWAGQVTDSKLLSAKRREELAPKIAANLPHATAHIAVRYIDRHNINRAIQYGIYRAVQSLLRAASMHPEAVRIIADGNYRFKYPVLGMAKPMPRLDTETKADLRYFPVSAASVIAKVRRDALIARAADRFSRYDLAGNAGYGTQKHRDAIAEHGLTAFHRKSFKLKG
- the rplS gene encoding 50S ribosomal protein L19; translation: MNQILQKLHYDVVNRPVDFSVGDTVKVHYKIKEGAKERIQIYEGLVIAIQNQGAGKTFTVRRVSFDVGVERIFPLYAPTVEKVEKIRSSKVRRAKLYYLRDKSGKGSRLKEIVRKPVKDSLFAAAQAYKAAKPKAAPAAEAPAAAETPA
- a CDS encoding GGDEF domain-containing protein; the encoded protein is MHRALKRQATTDILTGLANRRRIEAELRRQLHIARRYERPLSLIIGDIDHFKQVNDRFGHNMGDQVLRTVAARMNGAKRIADFAGRWGGEEFLVILPETDLAAAMRLAERLRLSVATEPVSAGGLTVTMSFGVNQCSPDDDLQTAVAAADHWLYCAKERGRNQMAACATPITTI
- a CDS encoding PAS domain-containing protein translates to MESDSLLLANLRLGQHRFTGLLDQLHLAILLEDENRQVSFVNQAFLNLFNIGLSATEFASIPCEVSASAAKEAFVEPEIFLQSIETRLAEKRPVK
- a CDS encoding NAD-dependent epimerase/dehydratase family protein, producing the protein MVLKDKTIAVTGASGMIGAYICRALLARGANVVGVVRNPDKAAFLTREGVTFRRADLADARSLADAFVGADAVVSNAALYRLTNLDWESNYLPNKTGTENVFNAMQKHNIRRAVHISTIGLYKFTLAYEINETSEQLNGEKREGGAYRATKQLSEELAWRLATQYGIGLTTLRPSGVYGARDENIMPYFKLAMKLPFLPLPAIGWPLVYAGDVADAVVASLESEKAIGQAYNTSGDTRDFADFLSAWHEASGKGARVFKIPVGLGIKISSEKAAHDLGFQNRPFVDALREIFAEEPGLLR
- a CDS encoding long-chain-fatty-acid--CoA ligase, with the translated sequence MTIKPDPDKIPKPWLKHYDKHVPHSLTYPKETLPELFAQSCAENAHRVALQFIGKSLRYGQIEASASSFAAYLAEQGVNKGDRVFLMLPNSPHFVIVYYAILKRGAVAVPASPLDTPTEAEYKFKNSGAKLVVFLDLLYDKVSQLLQQHPDTPAVAADVSEYLPFPKSMLFRLKKKSLGKPLPDFTRANLSTFAGVLREYRHRSAEAVQIAGSDTAVMIYTGGTTGVSKGVVLSHHAMVVNMTQARTWGDLSKNDIGLCVLPFFHGFGISIGLNLSLSSGGKMVLMPRWDEAQAIRHFEKDGITVFAGVPTMYNAMLNHKNFAKLRKANLRACFVGAAPVPEALKIAFKEKTGGTLIEGYGLTESVTAKCANPLYGVKKERSIGLPWPDTLMAIIDQKTGELLPPDKEGEIILLSPDLMSGYWQNPEATAATIQDGWLYTGDIGRMDEDGYFSIVDRKKDLIITGGYNVYPAEIEEVLYHHPAVLEACVVGVKDDYLGEVGRAFVVIKPGMQASGEEIRVYLADKLIQYKVPRQYVFKDSMPKSPVGKILRKELRHDVP
- a CDS encoding thiamine pyrophosphate-binding protein — encoded protein: MNGAEIAARVIAAHKVDALFTLIGGHVSPILVESKRRGIRVVDTRHEVNAVFAADAWARLRGVPGVAVVTAGPGVTNTITAMRNALMAQSPVVLIGGATATALRGRGSLQDIDQIKLIKSNVKRAFRVNRLKQIAPTLTKAFAVAAGGVPGPVFVEIPVDLLYEEKIVREWYAEAAPKGKSLVAKLTRSYLKFHVARLFGAAKSVTIPQPTENQPHFISDNLLSKIERALAKAERPLVLAGSQVLRDAREATRVRDALEHLGVPVYLSGMARGLLGEKNPLQFKQKRKEALRECDLVILLGVPADFRLNYGAHINRRAFQINVNLDRHDLKKNKRPDIAARVDAGTLLIKLREKGIRADAQRLIGWKNTLAEREKAREAEITKSAQQKMKFINPVDFFLKAAPVLAKKTILIADGGDFVATGAYALRPGGPLTWLDPGVFGTLGVGAGFALGAKVARPDYDVVILYGDGSAGYSIMEFDTFVRHKLPVGAIIGNDACWTQIYRDQIEFLKDDVACMLNYSHYEEISKTFGGAGMTISKPAQIKTGLAALKKSLAKKQPFILNVLIGRSEFRKGSISM